The Micromonospora sp. WMMD961 genome has a segment encoding these proteins:
- a CDS encoding serine/threonine-protein kinase, translated as MRLLQHRYRLDEQVGQGGMAVVWRGFDLRLQRTVAVKMLSPDLLDDPAARERLRTEALAAARLDHPHIAGVFDYGEQRQGRRRVPFLVLEFVDGETLAARLRRSGPMAWSEAARTGAAVADALAAAHAHGLVHRDVKPANVMLGPRGIKVVDLGIAAGVGQEPADQTGLIWGTPAYLAPEQAAGAAAAPAGDIFALGLVLLGCINAQSPTDLRRGRDGVELPSVPEMPAEVADLVRRCLATDADRRPGAAEVAAVLGAASGSEVALRPAGPVGDLPATVGSTRQLSGGAEAQASDGRKPRATGGSTDPARPRRLRSRVAVGVPAVVLAAILVGQLPGRTVLDPTTDSDVAGADVGAADARPRECTARYTAHHLLDGTFRADLTVTNTGGEWLRDWSLTFALPPGQRLVTEGTPWDQDRSRVALTSVTQLAPGAALSADLRGTAEGGILKAPSAFLVNGLPCDRVISQVAPPAVETGAPTAPAAAPGSRATGATTDSQPTAKTESPTVPGDSGSRTPVPDPSDGSPVSPSPTTDPEVTTTPSPSTDPSPSTDPSPSTDPSPSTDPSPSTGPSSNTGSPSPDDGPTTSPRPGGTPSTPSAAGTPSATPLGQ; from the coding sequence ATGCGACTTCTGCAGCACCGCTACCGGCTCGACGAACAGGTCGGTCAGGGCGGAATGGCGGTGGTCTGGCGCGGGTTCGACCTGCGGCTACAGCGCACGGTCGCCGTGAAGATGCTCTCGCCGGACCTGCTGGACGATCCGGCGGCACGCGAGCGGCTGCGTACCGAGGCGCTTGCCGCGGCGAGGCTCGACCATCCGCACATTGCCGGCGTGTTCGACTACGGCGAGCAGCGGCAGGGCCGGAGGCGGGTGCCCTTCCTCGTTCTGGAGTTCGTCGACGGCGAGACCCTCGCCGCCCGCCTCCGCCGCTCGGGACCGATGGCGTGGTCCGAGGCAGCCCGGACCGGCGCCGCGGTGGCGGACGCCCTCGCCGCCGCGCATGCGCACGGCCTCGTCCATCGGGACGTCAAACCCGCCAACGTGATGCTCGGCCCGCGCGGGATCAAGGTCGTCGACCTGGGCATCGCGGCGGGGGTCGGTCAGGAGCCCGCCGACCAGACGGGACTGATCTGGGGTACGCCGGCATACCTCGCTCCGGAACAGGCGGCCGGCGCCGCGGCGGCACCGGCCGGCGACATCTTCGCCCTGGGGCTGGTGCTGCTCGGGTGTATCAACGCGCAGAGCCCCACCGACCTGCGGCGCGGCCGCGACGGTGTCGAGCTTCCGTCCGTTCCCGAGATGCCGGCCGAGGTAGCCGATCTGGTGCGACGTTGCCTCGCGACAGACGCGGACCGCCGACCCGGGGCCGCCGAGGTGGCAGCCGTCCTCGGCGCGGCGAGCGGTAGTGAGGTGGCGCTGCGGCCGGCGGGCCCGGTCGGTGACCTGCCGGCAACCGTCGGATCGACCCGGCAGCTCTCCGGCGGTGCAGAAGCCCAAGCCTCCGACGGGCGGAAACCCCGCGCAACAGGGGGCTCGACCGACCCCGCGCGCCCGCGCCGGCTCCGCTCCCGAGTCGCCGTCGGAGTGCCGGCGGTGGTGCTCGCCGCGATACTCGTCGGTCAGCTGCCCGGGCGCACAGTGCTCGACCCCACCACGGACAGCGATGTCGCTGGCGCCGACGTCGGTGCCGCCGATGCTCGACCCCGCGAGTGCACCGCCCGATACACGGCACATCATCTGCTTGACGGCACCTTTCGGGCCGACCTGACCGTCACCAACACCGGCGGGGAGTGGCTGCGCGACTGGTCACTCACGTTCGCACTCCCTCCCGGCCAGCGCCTCGTCACCGAGGGCACTCCCTGGGATCAGGACCGCAGCCGGGTGGCCCTCACCTCGGTAACCCAGTTGGCACCCGGGGCCGCTTTGTCGGCGGACCTTCGGGGCACGGCCGAGGGCGGCATCCTGAAGGCTCCGTCCGCTTTCCTGGTCAACGGTCTTCCGTGCGATCGGGTGATCAGTCAGGTCGCGCCACCCGCTGTGGAAACCGGTGCGCCAACCGCCCCCGCCGCCGCGCCGGGGAGCCGGGCGACCGGTGCGACGACCGACTCCCAACCCACTGCCAAGACGGAGTCACCGACGGTTCCGGGCGACAGCGGCTCGCGCACACCGGTGCCGGACCCGAGCGACGGCTCTCCGGTCAGCCCGTCGCCGACGACGGACCCCGAGGTGACGACCACGCCCTCGCCGTCCACCGATCCGTCACCGAGCACCGATCCGTCGCCGTCTACGGATCCGTCGCCGTCTACGGATCCGTCGCCGTCCACCGGTCCGTCGTCGAACACCGGCTCGCCGTCGCCGGACGACGGTCCTACCACGAGCCCTCGACCTGGTGGGACACCCAGCACGCCGAGCGCCGCCGGCACGCCTTCGGCCACGCCCCTGGGGCAGTGA
- a CDS encoding low temperature requirement protein A, which translates to MSTRAAALLRKPGQPQRPSLLELFFDLVFVFALNRVSHRMVDELTERRIVLVEAGETLLLLLAFLVLWFVTAWVTDLYDPQRPQLQLLVYTAMLGALVMAVAVPRAFGDRGLVFAGAYVAVHIIRGLVIVPMLRGHEAQLRAAGVFFWFTLSAVPWITGAIVTDLARSLLWTLAIAIDYAALLLLYPAPWSRATQRQWPVLAEYLSERYRQFFIIALGELILTTGSAFSDTSIQHGGAAAAFAVAFITTVLLFRVYLFRAGQLLPEAIRAAAEPSRLIREAYLAHVLMVVGIVAVAVGYELVIEHPFGRTNGPWIPVILGGPMLFLIGRALVEHAVFDRVSHSRIIGALTLAGASPLMILLPPLAVAGTAVVVLAGIAATDAVHARGKPPERPHPPNSKP; encoded by the coding sequence ATGTCGACACGGGCAGCAGCGCTGCTTCGAAAACCGGGGCAACCGCAGCGGCCGAGTCTTCTGGAACTCTTCTTCGACCTGGTCTTCGTCTTTGCCCTCAATCGGGTCTCACACCGAATGGTCGATGAGCTTACCGAACGGCGGATCGTCCTCGTCGAGGCCGGCGAGACGCTGCTGTTGCTGCTGGCTTTCCTGGTGCTGTGGTTCGTCACGGCGTGGGTCACCGACCTCTATGATCCACAGCGGCCGCAGCTCCAACTGCTGGTCTACACGGCCATGCTCGGCGCGCTGGTGATGGCAGTCGCGGTGCCGCGCGCCTTCGGTGACAGAGGCTTGGTCTTCGCGGGCGCGTACGTGGCGGTCCACATCATTCGTGGGCTGGTCATCGTGCCGATGCTGCGCGGTCACGAGGCTCAGCTCCGAGCGGCCGGGGTGTTCTTCTGGTTCACGCTGTCGGCCGTGCCGTGGATCACCGGGGCGATCGTGACGGATCTGGCCCGAAGCCTGCTCTGGACCCTTGCGATTGCCATCGACTACGCGGCACTGCTGCTGCTGTATCCCGCGCCGTGGTCGCGCGCCACCCAACGGCAGTGGCCCGTCCTGGCCGAGTACCTGTCTGAGCGTTACCGACAATTCTTCATCATCGCACTCGGTGAACTGATCCTGACGACCGGCTCGGCCTTCAGCGACACCTCAATCCAGCACGGCGGAGCCGCAGCAGCCTTCGCGGTCGCATTCATCACAACTGTGCTGCTGTTTCGCGTCTACCTCTTCAGGGCGGGCCAACTGTTGCCCGAAGCCATCAGAGCCGCCGCGGAGCCCTCCCGTCTCATCCGCGAGGCATACCTCGCTCACGTGCTCATGGTGGTCGGCATCGTCGCCGTCGCGGTCGGATACGAACTGGTGATCGAACACCCGTTCGGGCGCACCAACGGGCCCTGGATTCCCGTCATCCTCGGCGGACCAATGCTGTTTCTGATCGGGCGAGCCCTGGTGGAACACGCCGTATTCGACCGGGTGTCCCACTCGCGGATCATCGGCGCTCTGACGCTTGCCGGCGCGTCACCACTCATGATCCTCCTCCCGCCGCTGGCTGTGGCCGGCACCGCCGTCGTCGTCCTCGCCGGCATCGCCGCTACCGATGCCGTCCACGCCAGGGGGAAACCGCCCGAACGGCCGCACCCGCCCAATTCCAAACCGTGA
- a CDS encoding cation:proton antiporter: protein MLLLSFSVVLLVAVLLSALAHRTILSTAALFLVAGFILGEDTTGLLHLHSGSPIVAQLAELALFAVLFTDGMRVGWADLRSAWRLPGRALGWGLPLTLLITALLAHFVAGLGWPEALLIGAILAPTDPVFAAALVGNDKVPARLRHLLNVESGVNDGLALPFVVLLLALAAGSDDLHLGKIASELAMGLLIGVLVPLLAIVLERTRWLAASAAYAPLNGVAIGLLVLALGKITHGNLFLAAFAAGITVATFGPRERAAFEHFGENIAELLKLAALLVFGALISVRFLGEISWAGWAFAVLAIFVARPVALWISFLRSGLGVREQAAAMWFGPKGFASVVYGLLVLESGIAAGDEVFHLVALTIVISILLHSSTDVVIARAFDESREAPAWFGVLHRVHRPLRRGRRDRDSASADG from the coding sequence ATGCTGTTGTTGTCGTTTTCCGTTGTCCTCCTGGTGGCGGTGCTGCTCTCGGCGCTGGCTCACCGCACCATCCTGTCCACTGCGGCGCTGTTCCTGGTTGCCGGGTTCATCCTCGGCGAGGACACCACCGGGCTGCTGCACCTGCACTCCGGTTCCCCCATCGTGGCGCAGCTCGCGGAGCTCGCCCTGTTCGCGGTGCTGTTCACCGATGGGATGCGGGTCGGGTGGGCGGATCTGCGTTCGGCATGGCGGCTACCCGGCCGGGCGCTGGGTTGGGGCCTGCCACTCACCCTGCTGATCACGGCGCTGTTGGCCCACTTCGTGGCTGGCCTGGGCTGGCCGGAGGCGCTGCTGATCGGCGCGATCCTGGCCCCCACCGACCCGGTGTTCGCGGCGGCGCTGGTGGGTAATGACAAGGTACCGGCCCGCCTACGGCATCTACTCAACGTGGAGTCCGGCGTCAACGACGGGCTGGCCCTCCCGTTCGTGGTGCTGCTGCTGGCTCTGGCCGCCGGCTCGGACGACCTGCACCTGGGAAAGATTGCCAGCGAACTTGCGATGGGCCTGCTCATTGGTGTGCTGGTGCCACTGCTGGCAATCGTTCTGGAGCGGACCCGTTGGCTTGCGGCGTCCGCCGCGTACGCGCCGCTCAACGGGGTGGCGATCGGGTTGCTGGTATTGGCATTGGGCAAGATCACGCATGGAAATCTGTTCCTGGCGGCGTTCGCCGCCGGGATCACCGTGGCCACCTTCGGGCCGAGGGAACGGGCTGCCTTCGAGCATTTCGGGGAGAACATCGCCGAGCTGCTGAAACTCGCCGCACTGCTGGTCTTCGGCGCGCTGATCTCGGTGCGGTTCCTGGGCGAGATCTCGTGGGCCGGCTGGGCATTCGCGGTGCTGGCCATCTTCGTGGCCCGCCCGGTCGCGTTGTGGATCTCGTTCCTGCGCTCCGGGCTCGGTGTCCGGGAACAGGCCGCGGCGATGTGGTTCGGGCCGAAGGGCTTCGCCTCCGTCGTCTACGGGCTGCTGGTCCTGGAGTCTGGTATTGCCGCCGGCGACGAGGTGTTCCACCTCGTGGCCCTGACAATCGTGATCTCCATCTTGCTGCACTCGTCGACCGACGTGGTGATAGCGCGAGCGTTCGACGAGTCGCGCGAGGCGCCCGCCTGGTTCGGCGTGCTACACCGGGTCCATCGGCCGTTGCGGCGCGGCCGGCGAGATCGGGACAGCGCGTCCGCTGACGGTTGA
- a CDS encoding low temperature requirement protein A translates to MVGERGRRWVRPGAPGSRSSRLELFYDLVFVFAFLNVTTLAAKELDASTLLSGLVVLGLLWWCWTSFTFLGNLVRADYGIVPLIGFATMVGVFLLALTVPQAFVDAPGGLFGPAVFAFSYFFVRMLQVTTFSQIAGRLTSPKRPPLLLLGLPVLVSSLLIMIAAFVPQRLTHGAGIEIIRIALWSAALAVEYVAGALIAVNRWTLVSAGHLAERHSQILLIALGESVLALGLGPGIGPSLPITWPVVVASILGIMVIAALWWTHFDLLAPAVEQALHGTRDASRGRLVRDVYTYLHLPLVLGIMTFSLGLKRLLVDISSPTVPAGRDTLGPADLYVLYGGVALYLLASVAVTLRTFRRVRFPKVAAAALVIVLAPAADRVQALVALALLTAITLTLVALELANGREARLRVHASEDGEQEALEAEASRWRQRHL, encoded by the coding sequence GTGGTCGGCGAGCGTGGGCGGCGGTGGGTGCGGCCGGGCGCTCCCGGCTCCCGGAGCAGCCGGCTGGAACTCTTCTATGACCTGGTCTTCGTCTTCGCGTTCCTGAACGTCACCACGCTGGCGGCGAAGGAGCTGGACGCGTCGACGCTCCTGAGCGGCCTGGTGGTGCTGGGCCTGCTCTGGTGGTGCTGGACGAGCTTCACCTTCCTCGGCAACCTGGTCCGTGCCGACTACGGAATCGTCCCGCTGATCGGGTTCGCCACCATGGTCGGCGTGTTCCTGCTCGCCCTGACGGTGCCGCAGGCGTTCGTGGACGCGCCGGGCGGGCTTTTCGGGCCTGCGGTCTTCGCCTTCTCCTACTTCTTCGTCCGCATGCTGCAGGTGACAACCTTCTCCCAGATCGCCGGACGCCTCACTTCGCCCAAGCGCCCACCGCTGCTGCTGCTCGGTCTTCCGGTGCTGGTCAGCTCCCTACTGATCATGATTGCTGCGTTCGTGCCGCAAAGACTCACGCACGGCGCCGGCATCGAGATCATCCGGATCGCGCTGTGGTCGGCAGCCCTGGCTGTGGAGTACGTCGCCGGCGCCCTCATCGCGGTGAACCGGTGGACGCTGGTATCCGCCGGACACCTCGCCGAACGGCACAGCCAGATCCTGCTGATCGCGCTCGGCGAGTCGGTGCTGGCCCTGGGCCTGGGGCCGGGCATCGGGCCCAGCCTGCCGATCACCTGGCCGGTCGTGGTGGCCTCCATCCTCGGCATCATGGTGATCGCAGCCCTCTGGTGGACGCACTTCGACCTGCTGGCACCAGCCGTCGAACAGGCGCTGCACGGTACCCGCGACGCCTCCCGAGGCCGGCTTGTGCGCGACGTCTACACCTACCTGCACCTACCACTGGTGCTCGGGATCATGACCTTCTCACTCGGCCTGAAACGGCTCCTGGTCGACATCTCTTCTCCCACGGTGCCGGCCGGACGCGACACCCTCGGCCCGGCGGATCTCTACGTCCTCTATGGAGGAGTGGCGCTCTACCTCCTGGCGTCGGTCGCCGTCACGTTGCGTACCTTTCGACGGGTGCGGTTCCCGAAAGTCGCGGCCGCGGCTCTGGTGATCGTCCTGGCACCCGCGGCGGACCGAGTGCAGGCGCTCGTCGCACTCGCTCTGCTCACCGCGATCACACTGACACTGGTGGCGCTCGAACTGGCCAACGGGCGGGAGGCGCGGCTACGGGTGCACGCGTCGGAGGACGGCGAGCAGGAAGCCCTCGAAGCGGAAGCGAGCAGGTGGAGGCAGCGTCACCTCTGA
- a CDS encoding mechanosensitive ion channel family protein — MERFLEALWDTNSVSGRLVTSVVLIALAFVIAALAGRLSTLRVKDTTNRYYLRKTTHYLTVVVLLFALALLWKPFAGRIGLVVGLVGVGLALALQEVIGAFAGWISIITGRQFRVGDRIQMCDVRGDVLEITPLRTRLLESGSSTDPESWIRGRQYTGRVVSLSNRFVFCTPVYNSSMVLDHLWEELTLPIPYEADWHLAESILCEEAQNISSTAEARSAIDAMRHRYPTAEAEVDPRVFVRATSNWIELSARFVVPVRGARQVKDQVTRRVLDRFAESGIRVASETQDVTIHTPHPMKSATATSADLR, encoded by the coding sequence ATGGAGCGGTTCCTGGAGGCACTCTGGGACACGAACAGCGTAAGCGGTCGCCTCGTGACCAGCGTCGTCCTGATCGCGCTGGCCTTCGTCATCGCCGCCCTGGCCGGACGCCTGTCGACGCTGCGGGTGAAAGACACCACCAACCGCTACTACCTGCGCAAGACGACGCACTACCTGACCGTGGTGGTGTTGCTGTTCGCGCTGGCACTGCTGTGGAAGCCGTTCGCCGGGCGGATCGGCCTGGTCGTCGGACTGGTCGGCGTCGGTCTCGCGCTGGCGCTGCAAGAGGTCATCGGCGCCTTCGCCGGATGGATCAGCATCATCACCGGCCGACAGTTCCGCGTCGGTGACCGAATCCAGATGTGCGACGTACGCGGCGACGTCCTCGAAATCACGCCGCTTCGGACCCGCCTCCTGGAGAGCGGCTCGTCCACCGACCCGGAATCGTGGATCCGTGGCCGCCAGTACACCGGCCGGGTTGTCTCACTGTCGAACCGCTTCGTGTTCTGCACGCCGGTCTACAACAGCAGCATGGTGCTGGACCACCTGTGGGAGGAACTGACCCTGCCCATCCCCTACGAGGCCGACTGGCACCTCGCGGAGAGCATCCTGTGCGAGGAAGCGCAGAACATCTCCTCGACGGCCGAAGCGCGCAGCGCCATCGACGCGATGCGCCACCGCTACCCCACCGCCGAGGCGGAGGTCGATCCCCGTGTGTTCGTCCGCGCCACCTCGAACTGGATCGAGCTGTCGGCACGGTTCGTGGTGCCGGTACGCGGCGCCCGTCAGGTCAAGGACCAGGTCACCCGGCGGGTGCTGGATCGCTTTGCCGAAAGCGGCATCCGGGTGGCCTCGGAAACCCAGGACGTCACCATCCACACACCCCACCCGATGAAATCGGCCACCGCCACCTCAGCCGACCTCCGGTAG
- a CDS encoding STAS domain-containing protein, with amino-acid sequence MFSIRSSGAGLAPRTLHLSGELDMAVSGHLREAVARTLAETSTQWLIVDLQHTTLIDSGAVKEFVDVHRLAARQGRVLILRNANGIVAEVLRVTGVATTLGLPANRPTGTIYGSPTGR; translated from the coding sequence GTGTTCAGCATCCGGTCCTCCGGCGCGGGGCTCGCGCCGCGGACCCTCCACCTCTCCGGGGAACTGGACATGGCCGTCTCCGGCCATCTACGCGAAGCGGTCGCGCGCACACTCGCGGAGACCTCGACGCAGTGGCTGATTGTCGATCTTCAGCACACCACACTGATCGACTCCGGTGCAGTAAAGGAGTTCGTCGACGTGCACCGGCTCGCCGCCCGGCAGGGACGGGTCCTGATCCTGCGCAACGCCAACGGCATCGTCGCCGAGGTGCTCAGGGTGACCGGGGTGGCGACCACGCTCGGGCTTCCCGCCAACCGGCCGACCGGCACGATCTACGGTTCGCCGACCGGCAGATGA
- a CDS encoding histidine kinase — translation MTARSPRFTESTQGRLRRLNLATSLPPVVLAAVFLLYTDSSTWWHVVVLAPGAVAGVLAFERWTANDLRRVALPCLVVAGAVWPLGVLVVGSPNAYWGFCAVGSLALREVRRHRKLAVVGLFVYVAAVGSARLLVQRNDVGEVLFTYVLIPTVLTVVVTVLTMVGERFYDLIRELEQTREREAELAVVRERVRFASDLHDIQGHTLHVVKLKIALAQRLLLRDSARAEKELRETYALVSDTIAQTKELAYAQRRLNLTAEIENAKNLFEAASIRVRVTREAEVDARASELLGQVLRETTTNILRHAQATQVQITLAASGITIVNDGVTGTAPPELRGLAALRQRVAGDGGELTVEQTDGRFLTAAVFPPARADSAPTVTGKDGR, via the coding sequence GTGACCGCGAGATCGCCGCGCTTCACCGAGTCGACGCAGGGGAGACTGCGCCGGCTCAACCTCGCCACCTCGCTGCCGCCGGTGGTGCTCGCCGCGGTGTTCCTGCTCTACACCGACTCGAGTACCTGGTGGCACGTCGTCGTCCTGGCCCCGGGGGCCGTGGCGGGGGTGCTGGCCTTCGAACGGTGGACGGCCAACGACCTGCGGCGGGTGGCACTGCCGTGCCTGGTCGTGGCCGGGGCGGTGTGGCCACTGGGGGTCCTGGTGGTCGGCAGCCCCAACGCCTACTGGGGGTTCTGCGCGGTGGGTTCGCTCGCCCTGCGCGAGGTCCGGCGGCACCGGAAGCTGGCGGTGGTCGGGCTGTTCGTCTACGTCGCGGCCGTGGGCTCGGCGCGGCTGTTGGTGCAGCGGAACGACGTCGGTGAGGTCCTGTTCACCTACGTTCTCATTCCGACCGTCCTCACCGTCGTCGTGACGGTCCTGACGATGGTGGGCGAGCGGTTCTACGACCTCATCCGGGAGCTCGAACAGACCCGGGAACGTGAGGCGGAGCTGGCCGTGGTCCGGGAGCGCGTGCGGTTCGCCAGCGACCTGCACGACATCCAGGGCCACACCCTGCACGTGGTCAAGTTGAAGATCGCCCTTGCCCAGCGACTGTTGCTCCGTGACTCCGCCCGCGCGGAGAAGGAACTGCGGGAGACGTACGCGCTGGTCAGCGATACCATCGCGCAGACCAAGGAACTCGCCTACGCGCAACGGCGGCTCAACCTCACCGCGGAGATCGAGAACGCGAAGAACCTGTTCGAGGCTGCCAGCATCCGGGTCCGGGTGACCCGGGAGGCCGAGGTCGACGCCCGCGCCAGTGAACTGCTCGGGCAGGTGCTGCGGGAGACGACCACGAACATCCTGCGCCACGCGCAGGCCACCCAGGTGCAGATCACCCTCGCCGCGTCGGGTATCACCATCGTCAACGACGGTGTGACCGGCACCGCGCCCCCCGAGCTCAGAGGACTGGCGGCACTCAGGCAGCGAGTGGCGGGCGACGGAGGTGAGCTGACCGTGGAACAGACCGACGGGCGGTTCCTGACCGCAGCGGTCTTCCCACCCGCTCGGGCCGACTCGGCCCCGACGGTTACCGGTAAGGACGGCCGATGA
- a CDS encoding MarR family transcriptional regulator, whose product MKLYVEGGTASTAADDQLVDGLSALARTLVGITARTLGSVAAEVTLPQYRTLVILASRAPLRTVDLASLLGVHPSTATRTCNRLVRRELVVRRQQPDDRRVAWLSLTEGGKTLVGDVMRRRTAEIRRLLNVADSGRQRTPAELINALVIAAGEPTEELWWRHWEQSASARDDGSHRTGTVQP is encoded by the coding sequence GTGAAACTGTACGTGGAAGGCGGCACCGCGTCGACCGCAGCTGACGATCAACTGGTCGACGGCCTGTCTGCGCTGGCCCGCACCCTGGTGGGAATCACCGCCCGAACCCTGGGGTCGGTGGCCGCCGAGGTCACCCTGCCGCAGTACCGGACACTGGTCATTCTCGCGTCACGCGCACCGCTGCGCACCGTGGATCTGGCGTCCCTGTTGGGCGTGCACCCGTCGACGGCGACGAGAACGTGCAATCGCCTGGTACGCCGGGAATTGGTGGTCCGCCGTCAACAACCCGACGACCGGCGGGTCGCCTGGTTGAGCCTCACCGAGGGCGGCAAGACGCTCGTGGGCGATGTGATGCGACGCCGCACCGCCGAAATCCGACGTCTGCTGAACGTCGCCGACTCCGGACGCCAGCGGACGCCCGCCGAGCTGATCAATGCTCTGGTGATCGCCGCCGGAGAGCCGACGGAGGAGCTGTGGTGGCGGCACTGGGAACAGTCAGCGTCGGCTCGTGACGACGGGAGTCACCGAACAGGTACCGTTCAACCCTGA
- a CDS encoding response regulator transcription factor, with product MTTIVLADDEALLRTALAALLPLEGDITVLAEAQDGRSAVEATLRHRPDVLVIDLEMPGVDGLGAVAEIRRERPEQVILMLTRHARPGVLRKALKLGVQGFVSKSAEPAHITSVIATLHAGKRWIDPEVSALAVTEDSPLTDREADVLRVTGEGYSVADIAARLYLAPGTVRNYLSNAMRKTQTRTRHEAARYAREHDWL from the coding sequence ATGACCACCATCGTGCTCGCCGACGACGAGGCGCTGTTGCGCACGGCTTTGGCCGCCCTGCTGCCGCTGGAGGGCGACATCACCGTTCTCGCCGAGGCGCAGGACGGCCGGAGCGCGGTCGAGGCCACCCTGCGGCACCGGCCCGACGTGCTGGTCATCGACCTGGAAATGCCGGGTGTCGACGGCCTGGGCGCGGTCGCCGAGATCCGCCGCGAGCGACCGGAGCAGGTGATCCTGATGCTGACCCGGCACGCCCGCCCCGGCGTGCTGCGCAAGGCGCTGAAGCTCGGCGTCCAGGGCTTCGTCAGCAAGTCCGCCGAGCCGGCCCACATCACCTCGGTCATCGCCACCCTGCACGCGGGGAAACGCTGGATCGACCCGGAGGTGTCCGCCCTCGCCGTCACCGAGGACTCCCCCCTCACCGACCGCGAAGCCGACGTCCTGCGGGTCACCGGCGAGGGCTACTCGGTCGCCGACATCGCCGCTCGGCTCTACCTCGCCCCGGGCACCGTCCGCAACTACCTCTCCAACGCGATGCGCAAGACCCAGACCCGGACCCGCCACGAAGCGGCCCGCTACGCCCGCGAACACGACTGGCTGTAG
- a CDS encoding ATP-binding protein, translated as MRWTILRDFERGSTRITLAGGLTPEVEPHLAALLRAGSLDAPLTLVVDLDTITTSDVAPIGTFLARWATDRRSDGPELKLSANPLTPPGRLLRATLGQHAILGRALLEHPAKSAPVSPYRAHLRLPADAQSPAAARRLVARQCHAWGWQAVADRAMVIASELVSNAVQHAGTDMDITVSGAAGSLRISVRDREGETPDSATPTLPRQVTEGGRGLPIIAALTTNWGFFPFGDGKTVWAAIDGPNGSTVSGRAVPISPAAPQRPMDPV; from the coding sequence ATGAGATGGACCATCCTGCGCGACTTCGAGCGTGGTAGCACCCGGATCACCCTCGCCGGCGGCCTCACCCCAGAAGTGGAACCACACCTTGCGGCCCTGCTGCGCGCGGGTTCCCTGGACGCCCCGCTGACCCTCGTGGTCGACCTCGACACGATCACGACGTCGGACGTCGCCCCGATCGGCACGTTCCTCGCCCGGTGGGCCACCGACCGCCGCTCCGACGGACCGGAGCTGAAGCTGTCGGCCAATCCGCTGACTCCCCCGGGACGCCTGCTCCGCGCCACACTCGGTCAGCACGCGATCCTCGGGAGGGCTCTGCTCGAACACCCCGCCAAAAGTGCACCGGTCTCTCCGTACCGCGCGCACCTGCGACTGCCCGCCGACGCGCAGTCGCCCGCCGCGGCCCGCAGGCTCGTCGCCCGGCAGTGTCATGCCTGGGGCTGGCAGGCGGTGGCCGACCGAGCGATGGTCATCGCGTCGGAACTGGTCAGCAACGCCGTCCAACACGCCGGCACCGACATGGACATCACCGTCTCCGGCGCGGCCGGCTCGCTGAGGATCAGCGTCCGGGACCGCGAGGGCGAAACACCCGACTCCGCCACCCCGACCCTCCCTCGCCAGGTCACCGAAGGTGGTCGCGGCCTGCCGATCATCGCCGCCCTCACCACCAACTGGGGCTTCTTCCCCTTCGGCGACGGCAAGACCGTCTGGGCCGCGATCGACGGCCCCAACGGATCAACCGTCAGCGGACGCGCTGTCCCGATCTCGCCGGCCGCGCCGCAACGGCCGATGGACCCGGTGTAG